A single region of the Coleofasciculus sp. FACHB-T130 genome encodes:
- a CDS encoding DUF3727 domain-containing protein: protein MFSSQPPEENGSSVQTVSLTDESGRSLSCYIEHSIEVDGEEYVILLPVDSPVEIVAWDEEKEEEEATLVEDDAEIDEVFPTAQAVLAERNLALKRTAFALTVAGELPAVEEEEILTLEIEDDDTQLEPEEFQFLASFYHKEQEYTIYTPLDPLLLFARINSAGEPVLLSPEEFKKVQPLLEDQLFDEME from the coding sequence ATGTTCTCATCCCAACCCCCTGAAGAGAATGGGTCTTCCGTCCAAACCGTCTCGTTGACGGATGAATCCGGGCGATCGCTTAGTTGTTACATTGAGCATTCCATAGAAGTAGATGGTGAAGAATACGTCATCCTCCTGCCGGTAGATTCACCTGTAGAAATTGTGGCGTGGGACGAGGAGAAGGAGGAGGAAGAAGCCACCTTAGTCGAAGACGACGCCGAAATTGACGAAGTTTTTCCCACGGCTCAAGCAGTCCTGGCAGAGCGGAATCTCGCCTTAAAGCGAACCGCATTTGCTCTGACTGTTGCCGGTGAACTGCCTGCGGTTGAAGAGGAAGAAATCCTCACCCTGGAAATCGAAGATGACGATACTCAGCTCGAACCAGAGGAATTTCAGTTTCTAGCCAGCTTTTATCACAAAGAACAAGAATACACAATATACACGCCTCTCGATCCGCTGCTATTGTTTGCGCGGATTAATAGTGCGGGTGAACCAGTGCTACTTTCCCCTGAGGAATTTAAAAAAGTGCAACCGCTGCTGGAAGATCAGCTATTTGATGAAATGGAATAG
- the mltG gene encoding endolytic transglycosylase MltG, with the protein MKAIQRISKWTFYLALIPATLGLCAWQGWAWWSWASAPPVAETQPSANAGKDTSVLIRIPQGTSAQQIGRDLEAAGLIRSADAWKLWTFWLDLQKRPGGFKAGTYQLSPTQPLPAIADKIWTGDVVQLSFTIPEGWSLQQMAAYFESQGFFKSEEFLTAATQIPKDQYPWLPADLPYLEGFLYPDTYKLNSDRITPQAIIKQMLDRFEQVALPIYQQAPNKTQIPLLQWVTLASIVEKEAVIPVERPQIAGVFTQRLQKGMRLESDPTVEYGLGIRQTADQPLTLAQVRTASPYNTYLNAGLPPTPIASPGLGSLKATLNPEKTDYLFFVARYDGTHVFSRTLQEHQAATNAIRQQRQQSR; encoded by the coding sequence ATGAAAGCAATCCAACGCATCTCCAAATGGACGTTTTATCTCGCCTTAATCCCAGCAACGCTCGGACTCTGTGCATGGCAGGGTTGGGCGTGGTGGAGCTGGGCGAGTGCGCCCCCCGTTGCCGAAACTCAACCGTCAGCGAATGCTGGAAAAGATACATCAGTGCTAATCCGGATTCCTCAAGGAACCTCGGCGCAGCAGATAGGGCGCGATCTAGAAGCAGCAGGGTTGATTCGCTCCGCTGATGCTTGGAAGCTATGGACGTTTTGGTTGGACTTGCAAAAGCGACCGGGTGGGTTTAAAGCTGGGACTTACCAGTTGTCACCCACCCAGCCGCTGCCAGCGATCGCTGATAAAATTTGGACGGGCGATGTCGTGCAGCTTTCCTTCACAATCCCTGAAGGATGGTCGCTTCAGCAAATGGCGGCTTACTTTGAATCTCAGGGATTTTTCAAAAGCGAAGAATTTCTCACTGCCGCAACTCAGATTCCCAAAGACCAGTATCCTTGGCTACCTGCGGATTTGCCTTATTTAGAAGGTTTTTTGTACCCGGATACCTACAAGCTAAATAGCGATCGCATCACCCCCCAAGCCATCATCAAACAAATGCTAGATCGCTTTGAACAGGTGGCACTCCCCATCTATCAACAAGCGCCAAACAAAACCCAGATACCTCTTCTTCAATGGGTGACATTGGCTAGTATTGTCGAAAAAGAGGCAGTGATTCCGGTCGAACGCCCTCAGATTGCTGGTGTGTTTACACAACGCCTTCAGAAAGGGATGAGACTGGAATCCGATCCAACAGTTGAGTATGGACTCGGTATTCGGCAAACAGCGGATCAGCCCTTAACTTTGGCTCAGGTGAGGACAGCCTCCCCCTACAATACTTATCTCAACGCAGGATTGCCCCCAACTCCCATCGCCAGCCCTGGCTTAGGAAGTCTCAAAGCCACTCTCAATCCTGAAAAAACAGACTACCTCTTTTTTGTGGCTCGCTACGATGGCACCCATGTGTTTAGTCGGACGCTACAAGAACACCAAGCCGCTACAAACGCGATTCGCCAACAACGGCAACAAAGCCGCTAA
- a CDS encoding YqeG family HAD IIIA-type phosphatase produces MSWVTRLQPDLILGRPIVSLTPDLLQQYHLKGLVLDVDDTLVPLKAAEASEELVEWVKEIRQVATLWLVSNNLSENRISGIARSLNLPYITSAAKPSRRKLRQAVTAMNLPVEQVGMVGDRLFTDVLAGNRLGMFTILVEPMLDPAPAVRSYPVRTFEVWVSQALGVSLTAKQQNLKNPDKS; encoded by the coding sequence ATGTCCTGGGTAACACGGTTACAGCCTGACTTAATTCTGGGCAGACCTATTGTGAGTCTGACCCCCGATCTTCTCCAGCAATATCATCTCAAAGGTTTAGTCTTGGATGTCGATGACACGCTGGTACCCCTAAAAGCAGCCGAGGCGTCTGAAGAACTCGTGGAATGGGTGAAGGAAATTAGACAGGTGGCGACGCTATGGCTGGTGAGTAATAACTTGAGCGAAAACCGAATTAGTGGCATCGCTCGCTCATTAAATTTGCCTTACATTACCAGCGCTGCTAAGCCATCGCGGCGCAAGCTGCGGCAGGCTGTCACCGCGATGAACCTTCCTGTCGAACAAGTAGGAATGGTGGGCGATCGCTTATTTACAGACGTTTTAGCAGGCAACCGACTCGGTATGTTTACCATTCTCGTCGAGCCGATGCTTGACCCAGCGCCTGCCGTGCGCTCTTATCCAGTCCGTACCTTTGAGGTCTGGGTGTCCCAAGCCTTGGGCGTCTCGCTCACCGCAAAGCAACAAAACTTAAAAAATCCAGACAAATCCTGA
- the proB gene encoding glutamate 5-kinase: MSQTLVIKIGTSSLTSPETGHLALSTIAALVETLTDLRRQGYKVVLVSSGAVGVGCARLGLVQRPRTLALKQAVAAVGQGRLMRVYDDFFTTLEQPIAQVLLTRSSFKERSAYINASNTFRELLRLGVIPVVNENDTVAVEELKFGDNDTLSALVASLIEADWLFLMTDVDRLYSADPRQVPDAQPIALVNHIDELEELQVQTGDRGSQWGTGGMVTKITAARIATSAGVRTVITEGRFPRNIQKILQGEPLGTQFEPRDTMGNARKRWIAHGLIPAGKLYLDKGAIAAISQAGKSLLAAGITLVEGDFQASDAVQLCDPQGREIARGLVNYSSDELQQISGRRSEEIPAILGYAGAETVVHRDNLVIS, translated from the coding sequence GTGAGTCAAACCCTTGTCATCAAAATTGGTACTTCCAGCCTGACATCGCCTGAAACAGGTCATCTGGCTCTTTCCACCATCGCTGCCTTAGTAGAAACCCTCACAGATTTACGGCGGCAAGGTTATAAAGTGGTGCTAGTTTCTTCGGGTGCTGTCGGAGTGGGTTGCGCCCGCTTGGGACTCGTGCAACGTCCGCGCACCCTAGCACTCAAACAAGCAGTGGCAGCAGTCGGTCAGGGACGCCTGATGCGTGTATACGATGACTTTTTTACAACCTTAGAACAACCCATTGCCCAGGTTCTCCTGACTCGCAGTAGCTTCAAAGAACGCTCAGCTTATATCAACGCCTCCAACACCTTCCGCGAACTGTTGCGGTTGGGCGTCATCCCCGTGGTGAATGAAAATGACACCGTAGCCGTAGAGGAACTGAAATTTGGGGATAATGATACGCTTTCAGCCCTAGTTGCCAGCTTGATAGAGGCAGATTGGCTATTTTTAATGACCGATGTAGACCGACTGTACTCCGCCGATCCGCGTCAAGTTCCGGATGCTCAGCCGATCGCTCTAGTGAACCACATTGATGAGCTGGAAGAATTACAAGTGCAAACAGGCGATCGCGGCTCTCAATGGGGCACAGGTGGCATGGTTACAAAAATTACTGCCGCCCGCATCGCTACCAGCGCCGGAGTTCGGACAGTCATCACCGAAGGGCGATTTCCCCGCAACATCCAAAAAATCTTGCAAGGAGAACCCCTCGGCACTCAGTTTGAACCCCGCGACACGATGGGCAATGCCCGTAAGCGCTGGATTGCCCACGGGTTGATTCCCGCTGGGAAGCTATATCTGGATAAGGGAGCGATCGCGGCAATTAGTCAGGCAGGAAAATCCCTCTTAGCTGCTGGGATTACCCTAGTCGAGGGAGACTTCCAGGCGTCAGACGCTGTACAGTTATGCGACCCTCAAGGACGGGAAATAGCTAGAGGGCTGGTGAACTACAGCAGCGACGAGCTACAGCAAATTAGTGGACGCCGTTCCGAAGAAATTCCTGCCATTTTAGGCTACGCCGGTGCAGAAACCGTCGTCCATCGAGATAATCTTGTCATTAGTTAG
- a CDS encoding helix-turn-helix domain-containing protein — MHARERSHKFGFPQARSTRKVMALQSAYGSGITESPTIEISQEVLRSILSRIESELHSSEVYNRALAGLQTILGEAAGSAQIMVKAVGREAIRLAFQQFAKTYKVVPVTSPEIGNNQQEPQASTQPQESSVHSEQSSVNHPESTTNDLTLTNDQGRSMNASPADLVDITPLPLPTSPDPVFPKPLKKLSKAELAAQIADEQRQECLRQIGQQLGQARHAQSMTLRQLHNQTLVPLHHIQALEVGCFEHLPEDIYVRGFIRRMGVALGLDGAAMAASLPAPDPAKSVLPSWYRPKSVPGFGFQLNTVHLYVGYAALVAGAVGGLALMSNHSQSSASADSPPDVPNNSSASESHRPVKPAAKPGLKAGQKGVAVGPDIAPPEAISRN, encoded by the coding sequence ATGCACGCTCGCGAGCGATCGCATAAGTTTGGTTTTCCTCAAGCACGCTCGACAAGAAAAGTCATGGCATTACAATCGGCATATGGTAGCGGTATTACCGAAAGCCCAACCATTGAAATTTCTCAGGAAGTATTACGGTCTATCCTTAGCCGGATAGAATCTGAACTCCATAGCAGCGAAGTCTACAATCGTGCCTTGGCTGGGTTACAGACAATCTTGGGAGAAGCTGCTGGGAGTGCCCAGATTATGGTTAAGGCAGTAGGGAGAGAAGCCATCCGGCTAGCGTTCCAGCAGTTTGCGAAAACTTATAAGGTTGTCCCAGTCACATCTCCAGAAATTGGTAACAATCAACAAGAGCCGCAAGCCAGCACTCAGCCTCAAGAGTCATCAGTCCATAGCGAACAGTCATCCGTTAATCACCCAGAATCAACGACGAATGACTTAACTTTAACGAATGACCAAGGACGCAGTATGAATGCCTCACCTGCCGATTTAGTAGACATTACGCCACTGCCTCTCCCAACCAGCCCAGATCCGGTTTTTCCCAAACCACTCAAAAAGCTCTCTAAGGCGGAACTGGCAGCGCAAATCGCAGATGAGCAACGGCAAGAGTGCCTGCGTCAAATTGGTCAGCAATTAGGGCAAGCACGTCATGCACAGTCAATGACTCTGCGGCAACTTCACAATCAAACACTCGTGCCGCTTCATCACATTCAGGCTTTGGAAGTCGGTTGCTTCGAGCATTTGCCTGAGGATATCTATGTCCGAGGTTTTATTCGCCGGATGGGGGTCGCCTTGGGGTTAGATGGTGCTGCAATGGCTGCTTCCTTACCCGCGCCCGATCCTGCAAAATCTGTACTGCCTTCTTGGTACCGACCGAAATCAGTGCCTGGGTTTGGATTTCAGCTCAATACAGTTCATTTATACGTGGGTTATGCTGCGCTAGTGGCAGGGGCAGTGGGGGGACTCGCGTTGATGTCAAACCATTCACAATCATCAGCGTCTGCTGATTCTCCACCGGATGTTCCTAACAACTCATCTGCTTCTGAGTCGCATCGTCCTGTGAAACCTGCTGCGAAACCCGGTTTAAAGGCGGGTCAGAAAGGAGTGGCGGTTGGGCCTGATATTGCTCCGCCTGAAGCAATTAGTCGTAATTAG
- a CDS encoding DUF2382 domain-containing protein: MVLYKLEDFDTDYQDTFGGEDVKGFDVYSDISDDKVGSVKNILVDESGRFRYLVVDTGFWVFGKQVLLPVGRSRIDYDNRHVYAVGLTKEQVENLPEFGDELKVDYDYEEQVRGVYRNSAVEPSVETSAPINTATPLDASAPLGAPVVEPSYAAPMAGAVPVEDNYEAYDRDRYNYQQEPSLYDMNDRDHQTLKLYEERLIANKTRQKTGEVAVGKHVETETARVSVPIERERVIVERVTPADAGRAVTPGEAAFQEGEAARVEIYEETPNIQKEAFVREEVRIRKEVDRETVNAEEQLRREELDVNSNDLPIRDQNIRTDRDRI, translated from the coding sequence ATGGTTTTATACAAGCTTGAAGATTTCGACACAGACTATCAAGACACTTTTGGCGGTGAAGACGTTAAGGGATTTGACGTCTATTCAGATATCAGCGATGACAAGGTTGGTAGCGTCAAAAATATCTTAGTTGATGAATCGGGGCGTTTCCGCTATTTAGTTGTTGATACAGGCTTCTGGGTTTTCGGTAAGCAAGTATTGCTACCAGTGGGTCGTTCTCGGATCGACTATGATAATCGGCACGTCTACGCTGTTGGGCTTACCAAAGAGCAAGTAGAAAATTTACCGGAATTTGGCGACGAGCTCAAGGTTGATTACGATTACGAGGAGCAGGTGAGAGGAGTTTATCGCAACTCGGCGGTAGAGCCATCTGTGGAAACATCGGCACCGATAAACACAGCAACACCTTTAGATGCATCTGCACCTTTGGGGGCACCTGTTGTGGAACCTAGTTACGCCGCTCCGATGGCAGGTGCTGTACCTGTTGAGGATAATTATGAAGCTTACGATCGCGATCGCTACAATTATCAGCAAGAGCCATCTTTGTACGATATGAACGATCGGGATCATCAAACCCTCAAGTTGTACGAAGAACGGTTGATTGCTAATAAAACCCGCCAGAAAACAGGTGAGGTAGCGGTTGGTAAACACGTTGAAACTGAGACAGCGCGAGTTTCAGTCCCCATTGAAAGGGAGCGAGTGATCGTTGAGCGCGTGACTCCAGCAGATGCGGGAAGAGCTGTTACTCCGGGCGAAGCTGCCTTCCAGGAAGGGGAAGCTGCACGGGTGGAAATCTACGAAGAAACTCCTAACATTCAAAAGGAAGCTTTTGTACGTGAGGAAGTCAGAATCAGAAAAGAAGTAGATCGTGAAACGGTTAATGCTGAAGAACAGCTTCGTCGAGAAGAACTGGATGTGAATAGTAACGATCTGCCCATTCGGGATCAAAACATCCGCACCGATCGCGATCGCATCTAA
- a CDS encoding DUF3536 domain-containing protein has product MTSAAERPASQYSAEGTANTSVATDPLQTATGVYVTVHGHFYQPPRENPYLDAIERQPSASPFHDWNERIHHECYRPNAFARVLNDRGEVVGIVNNYEYFSFNIGPTLMSWLERYDVEVYQRILEADRKSSDRLNGHGNAIAQVYNHIIMPLANERDKYTQIRWGKEDFRSRFGRDPEGMWLAETAVDYATLEALVAEGIKFIVLAPSQAERCRPIPTDEQPVTQWLEVGGSQIDPTRPYRCYLKPTLSTQDSPLSTEYSFPTNQASESPYIDIFFYDGPISRDMGFNDVLGWAGTLAGRIGSAVRGDRRTSQLISVGTDGETFGHHKSGTEKTLAFAFVDEFPRRGWTVTNYAHYLSLNPPTWEVELKPVTAWSCAHGVNRWQDDCGCGGEGGVWHQKWRRPLRNALDWLRDQLSKVYEETGRQFFRDPWATRDEYIHVIRDRSPANVERFLARHRTRKLTPSEQVDALRLLEMQRHSLLMYTSCGWFFEELSRPEGTQILRYAARALELAGDVSGVQLEKGFIKRLSQAPSNVDLFKHGAEVYRQLVVSAQIGIEQVAAHYAISSLFTTYPQQQRVYCYDAHQLDYQMQRMGSLTLAVGQLRLTSEITWESTHLVFAVLHLGGWDFHCCIQPFGGRRTYSQMKEKLFAALQQASAAHAILAMSQLFGGNSFNLQKLFAEERHRIMRLLSQKTLTRLDQLYTQVYRDNYGILMAFQRDELPVPQELQVAAEVAISNRARMSLRALEQENGEPQQGLNQLAELEAIAKEANQLRCQLNIPDAKQTLEQLILRSLWKLLHDSNPATLEADIQRLERMISVGNQLHLGLSLHRPQELYFSCLHSQIVPLLESETNGNSSQLRQLLLLGQKLAVDVSPWLNQLS; this is encoded by the coding sequence ATGACTTCTGCTGCTGAAAGACCAGCTTCACAGTATTCTGCTGAGGGAACAGCAAACACCAGTGTAGCGACCGATCCCCTGCAAACGGCTACCGGCGTTTATGTTACGGTTCACGGTCATTTTTACCAACCGCCCCGCGAAAACCCTTATCTAGATGCGATTGAACGGCAGCCGAGTGCGTCTCCGTTCCATGACTGGAATGAGCGGATTCACCATGAATGCTATCGCCCGAATGCCTTTGCCAGAGTGCTAAATGACCGGGGCGAAGTCGTGGGGATCGTGAATAACTATGAGTATTTCAGCTTTAATATTGGTCCCACATTGATGTCGTGGCTGGAACGTTACGACGTAGAGGTATATCAGCGAATTCTGGAAGCGGATCGCAAAAGTAGCGATCGCCTGAACGGACACGGCAATGCGATCGCGCAAGTCTACAATCACATCATCATGCCGCTTGCCAACGAGCGGGATAAGTACACCCAAATTCGCTGGGGTAAAGAAGACTTCCGCTCCCGGTTCGGGCGCGATCCCGAAGGAATGTGGCTGGCTGAAACTGCCGTAGACTATGCAACCTTAGAAGCATTAGTTGCAGAAGGAATTAAATTCATTGTTTTAGCACCTTCTCAAGCTGAACGTTGCCGACCGATCCCCACAGACGAGCAGCCAGTGACTCAGTGGTTAGAAGTGGGCGGTTCTCAAATCGATCCTACCCGTCCCTATCGCTGTTATCTGAAACCTACACTCAGCACGCAAGATTCACCCCTTAGCACTGAGTATTCATTCCCCACCAACCAAGCCTCGGAGAGTCCTTACATCGATATCTTTTTCTACGATGGCCCGATTTCGCGGGACATGGGATTTAACGATGTCCTGGGCTGGGCGGGTACGCTAGCTGGGCGGATCGGTTCAGCCGTGCGCGGGGATCGCCGGACTTCGCAGCTCATCTCTGTTGGCACAGATGGCGAAACCTTTGGACACCACAAAAGCGGTACAGAGAAAACCTTAGCCTTCGCCTTTGTAGACGAGTTTCCTCGGCGCGGCTGGACTGTCACCAACTATGCCCATTACCTGAGTCTGAATCCTCCCACCTGGGAAGTGGAACTGAAGCCAGTCACGGCTTGGAGTTGCGCTCACGGAGTGAATCGATGGCAGGATGATTGCGGTTGCGGTGGCGAAGGTGGCGTTTGGCATCAGAAATGGCGGCGTCCCCTGCGGAATGCCCTAGATTGGTTGCGGGATCAGTTAAGCAAAGTTTATGAAGAAACGGGTCGCCAGTTCTTCCGCGATCCCTGGGCTACACGGGATGAATATATCCACGTAATTCGCGATCGCTCTCCTGCTAATGTAGAGCGCTTCCTCGCCCGCCATCGCACCCGCAAACTAACACCATCAGAACAAGTAGACGCCCTGCGCCTATTAGAGATGCAGCGCCATAGTCTGCTGATGTACACCAGTTGCGGCTGGTTCTTTGAAGAACTCTCAAGACCTGAAGGAACGCAGATTCTCCGCTACGCCGCTAGAGCATTGGAACTTGCCGGTGATGTCTCTGGTGTGCAGTTGGAAAAAGGATTTATCAAACGCCTCTCCCAAGCTCCCAGTAATGTTGATTTATTCAAGCACGGAGCTGAGGTGTATCGGCAGCTGGTAGTCAGTGCCCAGATTGGTATAGAGCAAGTGGCAGCGCACTATGCCATCAGTTCCCTATTCACTACCTATCCCCAACAACAGCGGGTCTACTGTTACGATGCCCATCAGTTGGATTACCAGATGCAACGCATGGGATCGCTGACTCTAGCGGTGGGGCAACTGCGACTAACTTCAGAAATTACCTGGGAAAGTACTCATTTAGTCTTTGCCGTTCTTCATTTGGGCGGCTGGGATTTCCATTGCTGCATTCAACCATTTGGCGGTCGCCGCACTTATAGCCAGATGAAGGAAAAGCTGTTTGCGGCGCTGCAACAGGCTAGTGCTGCTCACGCGATCCTGGCGATGTCCCAACTATTTGGGGGTAATTCATTCAATTTGCAGAAATTATTTGCTGAAGAACGGCACCGGATTATGCGGCTGCTCAGTCAGAAAACTTTAACGCGCCTAGACCAGCTTTATACGCAGGTTTACCGGGATAACTACGGCATCTTGATGGCGTTCCAGCGCGATGAGCTGCCCGTTCCGCAAGAGTTGCAAGTAGCCGCAGAAGTGGCAATTTCTAACCGCGCCCGGATGTCTCTACGGGCACTGGAGCAAGAAAACGGTGAACCCCAGCAAGGTTTGAATCAGCTGGCAGAACTGGAAGCGATCGCGAAAGAAGCGAATCAATTGCGCTGTCAGCTAAATATTCCCGATGCCAAGCAAACGTTAGAGCAGTTGATCTTGCGATCGCTCTGGAAGCTTCTGCACGACTCTAACCCAGCCACTCTAGAAGCAGATATCCAACGCTTAGAGCGCATGATTTCTGTAGGCAATCAGCTACACCTCGGCTTATCTTTGCATCGCCCTCAAGAACTCTACTTTAGCTGTCTCCACAGCCAAATTGTGCCTCTGCTGGAGTCAGAAACTAACGGCAATTCGTCTCAGCTACGTCAGTTGCTATTACTCGGTCAAAAGCTAGCTGTAGATGTCAGTCCCTGGTTGAACCAACTGTCATAA
- the cax gene encoding calcium/proton exchanger encodes MLSLNTLFSILLLFIPISITAHFLEWGSSVVFITACLGIIPLAAWMGTATEEIAVVLGPSLGGLLNATFGNATELIISLVALNAGLVDVVKASITGSIISNLLLVMGFSMLLGGLRFKEQEFQPMVAGVNASAMNLAVIAMLLPTAMDYTSTGIDEAIVQQLSVAVAVVLIGVYGLTLLFSMKTHSYLYDAGVAEQEILTELAESNLAPEDPEHKVNLPLWIGVLLGATLLVAAESELLVSSLEEATSQLGLTALFTGVILVPIIGNAAEHATAVTVAMKNKMDLSISVAVGSSLQIALFVAPVLVLTGWALHKPMDLDFNPFELVAVAVSVLIANSISSDGKSNWLEGTLLLAAYAILALAFYFHPVMGGIG; translated from the coding sequence ATGCTGTCTCTAAACACGCTTTTTTCCATTCTTTTGTTGTTTATCCCTATTTCCATTACGGCCCACTTTCTGGAATGGGGATCGTCAGTCGTCTTCATCACCGCTTGTCTGGGGATCATTCCCCTTGCCGCTTGGATGGGCACCGCCACAGAGGAAATCGCGGTTGTTCTTGGCCCCTCCTTGGGAGGACTGCTGAATGCTACTTTTGGTAACGCCACCGAACTCATTATCTCCCTCGTTGCCCTCAACGCGGGGCTGGTGGATGTCGTCAAAGCGAGTATCACCGGCTCTATTATCAGCAACTTACTCCTGGTCATGGGCTTTTCCATGCTATTGGGGGGCTTGCGCTTCAAAGAGCAGGAATTTCAGCCAATGGTGGCAGGGGTAAATGCCTCGGCAATGAACCTAGCAGTGATTGCAATGCTGTTACCAACCGCGATGGACTATACCTCCACCGGGATTGATGAAGCCATCGTCCAGCAACTTTCGGTCGCCGTTGCCGTAGTATTAATCGGAGTCTATGGGTTGACGCTGCTATTTTCGATGAAGACCCACAGCTATCTCTACGATGCGGGTGTGGCAGAACAGGAGATACTCACTGAGTTAGCTGAGTCAAATCTCGCTCCAGAAGATCCGGAACATAAAGTTAACCTGCCCCTATGGATTGGAGTGCTATTAGGCGCAACACTACTGGTTGCGGCGGAGTCGGAACTATTGGTTTCCTCCTTGGAAGAAGCCACCTCCCAACTGGGTCTGACGGCGCTGTTTACAGGGGTGATCCTGGTTCCGATTATTGGCAATGCTGCCGAACACGCTACCGCTGTCACCGTAGCGATGAAAAATAAGATGGATCTTTCTATCTCAGTGGCGGTGGGTTCTAGCTTGCAGATTGCCTTATTTGTGGCTCCGGTTCTCGTTCTGACGGGTTGGGCGTTGCACAAACCGATGGATTTGGACTTCAACCCGTTTGAATTGGTAGCAGTGGCGGTGTCGGTACTCATTGCCAATTCGATTAGTTCTGATGGCAAGTCGAACTGGTTAGAAGGCACGCTGCTATTGGCTGCTTATGCAATTTTGGCGTTGGCTTTTTACTTCCACCCAGTCATGGGGGGGATCGGGTAG
- a CDS encoding tetratricopeptide repeat protein: MIRWILTLLSILFITVSTGFMNAPPAIAQEQPSTYTETELQEGDELAAKAFTATNAGDFVTAEGLWTQLIERFPANPAIWSNRGNSKVSQNKLSEAIADFNKSIELAPNATDPYLNRGTALEGQGKYLEAIADYNRVLEIDPKDAMAYNNRGNAKAGLGEWEDAIADYKKAADLAPNFAFARANYAIALYQMGEQKEAIRTMKNIVRKYPQFPDMRAALTAALWEQGNRGEAESNWVAVVGIDRRYKDINWVKNVRRWPPVMVAALEKFLSLQ; this comes from the coding sequence ATGATTCGTTGGATTCTGACTTTACTGAGCATTCTGTTTATTACTGTTTCAACTGGGTTCATGAATGCGCCGCCAGCGATCGCCCAAGAACAACCTTCCACTTACACGGAAACTGAGTTGCAGGAAGGAGACGAACTAGCGGCTAAAGCATTTACTGCGACAAATGCCGGTGATTTTGTTACGGCTGAAGGGCTTTGGACACAACTGATTGAGCGATTTCCCGCTAATCCGGCTATTTGGAGCAATCGGGGAAATTCCAAGGTAAGCCAGAATAAATTGTCAGAGGCGATCGCTGACTTTAATAAATCTATTGAACTCGCCCCGAACGCCACCGATCCCTATCTGAATCGCGGTACGGCATTAGAAGGACAGGGAAAATATTTGGAAGCGATCGCTGATTACAATCGGGTACTGGAAATCGATCCCAAGGATGCAATGGCTTACAACAATCGGGGGAATGCCAAAGCAGGATTGGGTGAGTGGGAGGACGCGATCGCTGACTACAAAAAAGCCGCCGATCTCGCTCCTAATTTTGCGTTTGCCAGAGCCAATTATGCGATCGCTCTCTATCAAATGGGCGAACAAAAAGAAGCGATTCGCACTATGAAGAATATTGTTCGTAAATATCCCCAGTTTCCTGATATGCGAGCTGCCCTTACCGCTGCTCTCTGGGAACAGGGAAATCGGGGTGAAGCCGAAAGTAACTGGGTTGCCGTTGTCGGAATCGATCGCCGCTATAAAGATATTAACTGGGTAAAAAATGTCCGCCGTTGGCCTCCAGTCATGGTTGCCGCTTTAGAGAAATTTCTGAGTCTACAATAA